The window CTAAGCGCCCTCACAGTTGCTACAGTCTACCCCCGTTGAGTAGGATCGTCAGGCTGACCCAGAAGAGCGGACAAAATAAGGGAATTGCAGGCGGCTACCACTTTACGGCGTGTCAGATCCAATGGAGGCATCATCAGTTCCACGTCCTGCACGTGAACCACACCGCCAGCTTCTGTCAAAATCAGAGCTGCCGCCAAGTAATCCCAGACGGCAAGTCCATCCGAGCAGTCAATGAACCCGTCACCACTTCCCCTTGCCAACAATGAGATCTCGAGCGCTGCGGAACCAAGAGAGCGCATTTGCGCCCAACCTAGATGTTGACGCGGGTAACCGTTGACAAATATCACCGAACGATTCAACGACTCAGCTAAGGATGGAACAATATGTTGACCATTGAAAGTAGCACCTTGGCCAACCTTAGTCGCGAAGACTCCTTCAGAACCAGACAGTCTCACTACCCCAACCACTGGGCTGCCATGATGCAGGAGGCAGATAGCGCTGGTCCAGTACGGAATTCCTCGTGCCGCATTCGTCGAGCCATCGATCGGATCCAGGACCGCGGTGACCGAAGAACCCTGGTCCAAGAGGCCAGATTCTTCCGAGAACACATTGACCCCTGCATTGATGAGAACCTGTAGGCCTGCCTCATCGGCGACGACATCCCCGACATGTTGCCCTCTTGCCTGCCCAGTCGCCGACCAGTCCGAGGAACTATTCACCGTTGCAAGGCAAGCTTCCGTCACCCGCAACCCCAGGTCTAGCAGCTGATCCGGTTTCCACTCCAAGACCACCATCCTAGCAACACACCCACCGGTTCTCTAATTAGCGAGTGGGGTGTACTGAGAAAAAACTCGACCAATGAGCGACAGCAGGAAAGATCGCCCACGCCAGGAGTCCACCGATGATCACTGCAAGCACGATACTGATAAGACGCCCCTGGCGTCCGATCAACGAGTGATAACGGCTGTAACGAAGATCGTAACTTGACGTGCCTACGGCCCTACGCACATAGGCGAGCACATGAAAGACCATTAGCGCAAACCACGCCACAAAATCATCCCGGTGAATGTTGAGCCAAAGCGCGGCCGTTGGCGTATTCGGGCGTGCGTAGACCAGTATGATGCCACTCACCATCAGGATCACCGTGGTGACCACCAGCAATGGGCCAACAACCCGCAGAACTAATTCAGGAGGCCCGGCGTGTTTGAAGTCAGGGGCACCGAGATAGTACATCGCGAACCGATAGGTCGCCACAATGATCTTGTAGGCCATGATCGGGAGCAGAATCAGGCCGAGTACGACATGGAGTGCGATCAGCTGACCGATAAAAACAACGGTCACCCCTTCTATGGCCAGGCCAATGAAAAGCACTGAGCCAAGGAGGGCAAGCAACCTGGCGACTGCGCGCACACGTCGAGACGACGAGAGTTCTTCGGCCGGAACAGTTTCGGTGAAGACCGTATCAAAAACGCGTTGCAGCAACGAGAACCTCAACCTTTTCGATTGCAAACGAAACTATCAGCACCATTGTAACAAGGACGGTGCCTACAGAAGTCATAGATTTCCCGGTGACACCAGCTTGCACGTGCGCATCCCTTCAGGATGCTTCATGTGCCATCTCGACACGACCAGGGTGACGTGGTTAGGCTACGCACGATACCTATCAGCAGTACTACCGTGTCCCATCTTGCTGACCAGCTCGCCAACTCCTCCTAGATCATTCGATGACACCACATCGGCTGCCACCGCCAGCACCGAGGGATGCGCATTCGCTACGGCAACCGGATGACCAACGCTCATCAGCATCGGCAGATCATTGAGGTGATCTCCAATAGCCACTGCGTCTTCGAGCTCCACCCCCAGCACCTCTGCCGCCAGGCCAACACCAAAGCCCTTGCTCACTCCCTTTGGAACGATCTCGACCCAGTCAGTCGACCCGCTAATGAGTTGTACCCCCGAGACCTCTTGCGAAAGAATATCAATGAGTGCAGCAGCAGGATGATCCCTATGTCGAATGATCACTTTGACCACCGAATCGAGTTCAAAAAGCCCCGCCAACTCCCACTCGAGCTCGGTCATCGTCGGATCCTTCAAAAACGCCCGTTGGGGGCGAAACTCGATCGGGGAAGAGGCCGCGAAGAAAAAGCCGTCGTCTAGCTTGACGAGACTCTCGATCGTGGTGCGTACAAACTCGCGAGACAGCTCCCTCACCCACAGCAACGACCCTCGCTCAAGATGATAACCAACTGCACCGTTGTGGCAGACCGCAAGGGGACCGAGATCAACGAGCTGTGCCACCTGAAGCATGCCCCTCACGCCACGCGCTGTCGCCGGCACCACGGACACGCCACGGCTGCGGGCACCCCGTATCTGGCGCACCACGCTCGAATGGATGGTTACGCTCGTCGTGAGGAGCGTCCCGTCAAGATCAGTAAAGAGGAGTGAAAGCCTATCGAGTTGCGTCGGCATCCTCCTGAGCGTACTGGGATTGAGCACGTAGCCGGCGAGGTGATGGAGCAGTGATCCCCATGGAGAGCTCCCCTCCAATTTTGAGCCCCACCCAAATCAGCGACTCCTCCATCGTTGAAACCGATCGATCGAGTTGCAGCGTCACCCAGTTCGGCAGTGATGCATACAGCCACCGCATGACGAAGGGATAGACCTGCCCCACAAAACCGGCCGGCCGAAGCCGCTCCAAGATCGTAAACGCCTCCATCGTTGCCTCATTGACGACAAGGTTGGGTTGGCGCCAAACCCATTGGCTGAGGTCTCCATAGCGCAGGGGAACTTCCGTCATCTCGCAACCCATCAATTCGGCAAATCGTGTCATCTCTGCGACATAACGGTCATAGAGCGCATGGTCAACCTCTGGGTGGAACCGCTCGTAGGCGAAACAGATAGACTCCACCATCGCATTATGGACCCATGCCAAGAGGAACGGGTCGTTAGCCGAAAACGCTGCCCCACTATCGGGGACAACCCCTTCTACCGGTTCATGAAGCCTACGAACTGCGGCAATCGCCGATCTCACCTCGTCCATGTCCCCATAGGTGATCGTATCGATGAAGTCGATCGTCTCGCGTAGGCGCTGATCGGGACGGTCGCCAAATCGCGAGAATTGACGCACTCCTGCAAGCGCTCGTGGTTCAAGCGACTGCACCGCCAGGGCACGCAATCCACCGACAAGTCCTGAGAAGTCGCTGTGTAACTGCCAAACCGCCGAATCGGGGCCAAAGAGGGTATCCATGCCCAAAGCCTACCAAACACCATGCGCTACCGTTAGCCTGAAATCGTGGACGAGCAAGGCACAACAGGATGAATCGTGGAAACGGATGGCCTCTGCACGTGCTTTGCCGTCCGAGAAAGAGAAGGGCCGTGCTCCTTGGATCGATCGCACTGACGGGTGCGCTGCTCTCCTCCTGCGGCGCAAGTGCCACCGCAGAGGCTGACCAGGCCTGCACGCTCGTTCACCAATCGATTCGCCTCTATGAAACCTCACAAACCGCTAATGGTGCAAAGGCCCGCACAGACCTTGCCAGAGCGGAACTGCTGCTCGCAGAGGCCGTCTCCCCTGCCAACCTCGCAGCATCAACGGACTCCTATTGGCAACCATTAGCCGGGACGCTCGCTGAGACGGAGCAACTCCCTGAATCACGCCTCGTCATCGCCTTACGAGCGCAATGTGCTCCTTCGGCCACCAATCAAGGGGAATATGTCGTGCCCTATAAGTCCCAGGGCCAGTGACCACTCCCGCGATCAATTGTCTGCTAGGATCTGGCGAACGACGAAAGAAAGGAATCCATGGCTCGGCGCCCCCTCCTCGGCACTCTGGGCATTATTGTCGCGCTTCTCGCGCTCGCTATCCTTCAGCTTCGGGGCGTCGCCACCGTGCCGCCGCTCGGCTCGACGTTGGACCCAACCACCGGCGCATTCAATCTCGGTGCGCGAGCAGCCCTGCCGACATCGGCCACCATACATCTCACCGGCATCCCTACGACCGTCACAATCTCCTACTCAGCGCAGGGAATCCCGGATCTCCACGCCAGGAGTCAAGCTGCTCTTTGGTACGCAATGGGATACCTCGAGGCGCGCAATCGGCTCTTCGAGATGGACCTTATCCGCCGTGAGGCCGGAGGCCAACTGTCAGCTGTTCTCGGACCAAGCTACCTGACCTCCGACCTCTTCGAACTTCGGCTCGGACTTATTCGGACCGCCGAGGCGAACTTCCAAGCGCTACCATCAGCTGATAAAGAGATTCTAGAGATCTTCTCGAACGGCGTAAATGCGGCACGTGCCTACGATATCAGCCACCATCAACTCCCCGTAGAGTTTCGTCTCCTCGACTACACCCCTGCTCCTTGGACGCCCATCGATTCGATGTTGGTCCAAGGGTACTTGACACAGACCCTCGATTACTCCCAGAATCCCGTCGATTACTCGATCTTGGTTGGACACCTTGGCTTTCAACGGAGCATGGCTCTGTTTCCAGTGATCGCGAAGAACCCGCAGGAGCCCTATGATCCCGGACCGTATCACTTCCACCACACCACTCCTACCGACCCACCCATTACCGTCAGTCCGTCACTGCTGGACTCGCTTCAGTCGCTCGCCAAAATGAGCACCAAACTCCCCCCAGGAGCCATTCACTCCTTCTCAAACTCAAACAACTGGGCCATTGCGGGGGATAAATCAACCACCGGCGACACCATTGTGGCCGGGGATCCACACTTGAATCAAACACTTCCCGCCGTTTGGTACTGGGTCAACGCGCACGCCCCTGGGGTGAGCTTTGCTGGCGTTACCGTCCCCGGCCTGCCCATCATCCTGATCGGGAGAAATCACTGGATTGCCTGGAGCGAGACTGATGTCCAGAACCAATCGACCTTCTTCTACCAAGAGACCACTAGTAAGGCCCATCCCGGTGACTACCTGCTGCGAGGGAGGTGGGTGCCTTTTACTGATTACGACTACACCGTCAAGGTGAAAGGGGGCACCAGTCAGCATCTCGTCGTACAGACAACGACTAATGGCCCCATCATCACGATCCATGGCGCCAAGGTCGCTGTCGACTGGATGGGGGCCGCTGTCTCCAAGGATTTTGCCTCACTGATGGGCATCCTCCATGCCACGAATTGGAGACAGTTCACTACCGCGCTCTCGATCTGGCGTGCGCCATCACAGAACTTCGTCTTCGGTGACCGCCACGGCAACATCGGCCTCATCTCGGCTGGCTACTACCCGATTGTCAGCGCGCGTGATCCGTGGTTGGTGATGAACGGTAACGATGGTAGCCGCATTGTCGGATCGATTCCCTATAGCGAGATCCCACAAAGCTACGATCCAAAATCAGGTTTTGTCTTCAGTGCGAACCAACGACCGGTCAGTGCAGACTACCCGTACTACCTCGGGACCTCCTTTGACTTCTTCTCCAATGGCTATCGAGCTGACGAGATCCACTCCTTCCTCACCACTCACCAGCGAGTAACCCCCACCGACGTCGCTCACCTCCAGAACTCAGTAACCGACTACCTCGCCACCCAACTCGTCCCTTGGCTCGTACGCCAGTTCAATGGGGTTCATCCCACACCCGCGGTCGAGCAGGCAGTCACGACCCTACGCCACTGGAATGACTCCATGGGCACCACCTCAACGGCAGCGAGCATTTGGTGGACCTTTCTCGGCAACGACATCCGTGATACCTTCGAACCTTGGTTCCGTTACTACCGCGTTCCCGAACCGCCTGGTAGCTCGCTCGTGGTCAATCAACTCAATGCTCCACTGATCGAGGACCTCCAATACCTGGATATCAACGACCCAGCAAATCCTTTCTTCACCCCACCAGCCAGCCACGTTCATCGCAATGCTGGTACCGTTGCACGAGAGGCGCTGACACAAGCCGTCGCGAGCCTCGCCCATAGACTCGGCAATCAAGAGACGACATGGCACTGGGATCGGCTCCACTTTCGCGAGTTTCCCTCCCTGAGCGGCGTGGCCGGTCTGGGTTATGGACCCCGAGGATCATCCGGGGATGCCTGGACCGTCGATGCCGCCGACGGAGGTCTGCTCTCAGAGGCCGGTCCGAGTTGGCGGATGATCGTGGCATTCGGTGATCGAGGTGCGGCCATCTACCCTGGAGGTCAATCCGAGAATCCCTTATCGAGCTGGTACGAGAATCAGATACCCGATTGGTTCGATGGGCACTACTTGCCATTCGGGCTCGGCCCTCAGCCCAGCATCGCCACCTGGAGATTGGAGCCAAGCAGATGACGACGACGCAGCGATCGATCCTGTTGGTGTTCTTTGGTGCTTTGATCGCCTTCATCGGCAATAGCGTAGGTCTATGGTGGCTTGGCTATCTCGTCGGTGCAGGATTGGCGCTCTCGATCCGTCCAAGCCTTGCTGGCTGTTCGGTTGCCCTCGGTTGGATCGCTGGCTTCGTACAGAGCGTGATCAGTGCGCATCTTGTACAAGCTGCGCGTGTTGTCGCCCTACTCGCAGGCCTACCCGCCACCCTCGGACTCCTTCTCGTTCTCCTTGCCCTCGTCCTTGCCTTTCTAGAGGGCTGGCTCCCTGCACTCGTCGTCACTCGTCTCAGAGGGAACGAGCACCCTAAAGCCACCTAACCCAACCGCGTGTCACTGCGTCAATGCACCGCGGTGAATCGCGATGGCGTGGTCGATTTCGGCACCCATGAGTACCACAACAAAGGTGAGATAGAGCCATAGCAGGAGAACCGCCACACCTGCCAGCGGTCCATAGGTCGCCGACTCGCCCGCAGAGTGGGTGAGGTAGAGGCTGAAGCCAAGCGATGTGAGCACCCAGCCTACCGTCGCTATCGCGCTCCCCAGGGATAGGACCCTCCATCTCTTCCACGACCTGCCCTGTGCGGCCCCGTAGTAGATGGACAACAATAACGTCATAGCGATCAACGAACCGACGATCCGTACCACCCATGCACCGACATCAAGAACGCCATGCAGCCCTAGCGGCAACTGATCCGCGACCAACTTCTCGATCGCCCCACCAAAGACGAGCAACGCGACGGCGACACCAGCGAGCACGATCGTAACCGCGAGCAATGGCAGCGCACGGACCCGACGAAGGATAAAGCCATGCGGCTTGGCGACATCAAAGGCAACATCGAGCGCCTGCTGGAGTGCGGAGATGGCTTCGATCGCAGACCAAGCAGCTACCGCCAAGCCTGCCACGACGGCGATCAAATCCGCCCGCCTCGATCCGCTACTCTTGAGTGCTGCCGTCAAGATCGCTGCGACGGACTGTGGCAGCAAGACCGACAGGTCATGCACTACCGTACCGAGCGTAGCAGGCGTCAGACCAATGAGCCTTGCCAACCCGACCGCTGCAATAATCGCTGGAAAAATAGCGAGGAATCCGTGAAATGCGAGCCCGGCGGCGGCTAAGGTGAGTCGATTGCGGCCGGTGGCCTTGGCGGCATCTACAACGATATCAACCGCCGTATCGTCGACAAGGCGTTCCCGGAGAATCGTTAGAGGTTTAACGACCCTTCCTCCCCAAACGACGATGGCCCGAGTAGCCCCGTCTGACGTCGCGCAAGAGCACCAATGTCAGTACGACCGCGACCACAATCGGCACTGCCAACCAACCTCCACTGTCATGGCGCACCCCTAGGGTCACTACCCCGACGACGACGGCACCAAGTGCCAGCCAGGGCTGGTCTCCAACGATGAAGTTCCAGAGGAACACAAACGGAACTACGACTATCCGCATCATTGTCGGCCGATCTCATGCATCTGCAGCCGTCCGTCGCCGCCCAAACGTCACCAATAGCAGCGCAGTGAGTGCAAACCATCCCACCATTGGCAGTAAAAAGATATCCCCTCCCGGCCAATGTAGACCCAATCCCTGGGCCATCCAGAACGTCCCAAAACTGGTCAACATCACGCCCACGACCATCTTGAGCTTGTTCTCTGGCACCTCCGTCAAGGCCCGGGCCAACACGATGCCAAGAGCCGCGACGACGACCACCGCCGCCAAAGCTGCGAGCGAAGCCTGACCAAGTGCACGGGCACTCGACCCCAGCGATATCACAATGACCGCCACCTCGAGCCCTTCGAGCAAAACGCCTTTGAATGCGATCACAAAGCCCTGGCGATCTGCCTCATCTTTGAGGCGGCCCACCTGCCGCGCATAGATCGCGGCCTCATCATGCATCGCCTTAGCCCCGATCGAACGCAACACCGCTTTGTGAAGCCACTGCAGCCCAAAGACCAGCAGCACAAACCCGACCACGGTGCGCAGTAGCGCAAGTGGAACATAGTGCACCATCGCCGTCCCCAGGACCGCAACGATGAGAACGAGGATCGCAATCGCCAGCACCGCGCCACGGAGCGCAATGCGCCAGCCATGGGTAAAGCCGACCGCGAGAACGATCGTCAGTGCCTCAACGGCCTCCACCGCGCTTGCAAAGAAGACGGAGAGAACAAGCGCCCAATCCATACGCGGTACTACTATCTCGAAACAAGCTTCTCAAGGAATTCAACGTCAATGAGACCACTACCCTCTGCCCCTGAGGCCAACCGCCAGTGGGCTGGCTCACCGGGGTCACCGAGACTCGACGCCACACAGGCCGCCTCCGAGAAATCCTGGTCTTGGGTGTAGTCACTCGGGGTAATCAAGGTAGGAATACCCGCACCGACACTGGCCAACAGTCCAGCGCGTGTGTCCTCAAGCGTCACGACATTGCGTGCATCAACACGGTGTCGCTCAAGCAACCAAAGATAGATCCCCGGATCAGGCTTTTTGCGCGGGACGATATCACCAATACCGAGATATTGAAAACGGTCTTGCCAATCGTCGCCGAGGCTCCTGCGCAACAGGGCATCAAGCCCCTCATAGGTGATCGTCGAAGCGATGGAGATCGGAATGCGTCGGGAAGCGAGTTCATCCAGCAGACGTCGTACGCCCACGCGAAGTTCGATACCCCCTTGGTCGACCAGTTCACGAAAGTAACGTGCCTTGACATCGTGGATCTGCTCAACCTGCGCATCACTCAACGCCCCTAGCTCAGGGTGTTGGCTCCAATAAAAACGGATTCGCTCCTTGCCTCCCATAATGGCAAGGAGCTCACCGTAGAGTTCAGGATCCCAGTCAACGGGATAACCTAGCTCACGAAAGGCAGAGTTGTAGGCCACGCGATGACCTCCACGCTCCGTCTCCGCTATCGTTCCATCGACATCAAAGAAAACCGCCTCGAGTGTCATCGTTGACCTTTCTATTCTCGTGACGGAGGTTAGCGAGACCTCCGCGAATACTGTGCTGGCCGACGTGGTCGCCTAGCGCCACCACCACGACCTCCGCCATAGGACCCACCATCGCTACCCGGCACACCAGTCTGCAACTGTTGTTCAATCGAGCGTGCCTTTGAACGATCTCGATCAGAGACCAGCGAGATGACTACACCAGTATTTCCCGCCCGTCCAGTGCGGCCAGAGCGGTGAAGATAATCGGTGAAGTTGTTCGGAAGATCATAGTGAAGCACAAGTGCTACCTCGTCGACGTGGATGCCACGAGCGGCGACATCCGTCGCGATCAACACCTGTGTTCGCTTGGTCAAGAAACGCCGCAGGGCCGCATCGCGTTGGCGCTGCGAGAGACCTCCATGCACCGCAGAGGCGTCCATGCCCAGATCAGCTAGCTCGTCATCGAGTCGATCAACCTGATCACGGGTGTTGCAAAAAACGATGGTCGGACCATGACCAAGTGCGTAATCCGAAACCAGGCCTGCCTTCTCGTAGCGGCCAGCAGGTACGAAACGATGCTCCAGCTTCGGTTCATCAGCCTCAATCGTGATGAACGTCGGCTCCGTCAGGTACCGTTGCACCAGCGATCTTACTGGATTGTCGAGGGTGGCCGAGAAGAAGGCTGTCTGCCGACGAGCGGTCAAGGAGCCAAGAATCTCTGCAACTGCCGGGCCAAAACCCATATCAGCCATACGATCAACCTCGTCAAGGACGACATGGGTTACCGCATCTAGCGAGACGGCCCGTCGATCCACCAGATCCATCAAACGTCCAGGAGTGGCGACAAGAACGTCGACCCCGCGCTTGAGCTGTTGGATCTGCTTTCCGTAGGGTGTTCCTCCGTAGACAGCCATCACCCAGAAGTCTCTCGGAGCCAAGCTCACAAGCGCTTTTTGCACCTGTTGTGCCAACTCACGTGTCGGCACCAGAATAAGACCGAGTGGTCCGGTCGCGCGACCACGAACTCCCTCGAGCAGCGAGACCAAAGGAACACCAAAGGCAAAGGTCTTTCCAGATCCCGTTGGTGCTTGTGCGATCAGATCATGGCCAGCAAGCGAAGCAGGAATTGCCTGGGCTTGGACCGCGGTGGGTTCAGTAATTCCAATCGCGGTTAAGCGGGCTTGAATTTGGGCGTCAACGCCCAAGGTATCGAATATATTCGACAAAGAAGTCTCCTCTACATACACGCGGAACTCCCACGTGCGTAGAAACTCCACATTCTTCGTGCCCGAATGGGCAGGCGCCGTTCGACAATCGAACAGGCTTTCACCAGCCTAGCAGGTTCCCACGTTCCCTCAGGCACCCATTGTGCAACAAGAAAGGCTTCTCAACTCACCAACCAGCGGAAGAGGTTCAACTGCATCGGGTCGAAGTCGATCAATCGCTCTGGATGCCACTGCACCGCGACGAGTCCAGGCCGTTCCATCGCCTCGACGACACCATCCTCTGACACCGCCGTGACCACCAGATCTCCTCCTGGCACATCGACTGCCTGGTGATGGAGCGAGTTCGCCTGCAAGATACCTGGTAGCAGCCGGGCGAGCTCCGAGTCCGCAGAGACGCTGATGCTATGGGCGTACTCGTACTCGTGTTCCGTGAGAGAATGCCGGTTTTTACCGCTCGTCTCAAGATCCTGAATAAGCGTTCCACCAAAGAAGACATTGACGACCTGTATGCCACGACAGATCGCGAGAACCTTACGGTCCTGATGGAGCGCCTCATCTAGTAGGGCTCGCTCAATCCGGTCACGATTGGCCTCAATCCCGTAGACCTTGTCAGAGTTCACCGTCTGTCCATAGAGGGCGGGATCGACGTCACCACCTCCAGTCAGCATGAGCGCATCAGTCGAGGCGATCAGCTCCTTGGCTATCCTCTTGATCTCCGACTCAGCGAGGTCACCGATCTGCGCCGGTGCCATCATCCCGTAGGATCCAAGACGAGCGAGGGCATCCAAATAGCCTTCATGGACCCCAGTACGCCTGCCCGATAATTGCCCCGCAGTTACTACAACCCGTGCCATCGCACAACCTCCCCGTCCCTATCGCTGTCAACTCTATCGCTGTCAACGCTGTAGCTGTCAACGTTCTTCTTGTCGACGTCATCGTTATCCGGCACACCAAAAGGCAAAACCCTCAACCGCCAGCCTATCTGTCAATGCATTGACAGCCGCACCACCTCACTATCTATCCCGTATTGTCGGTATTGTGTGTGCCATGGCTCCTTGCGATGCATGAACGGCGTGGTTGGGAGTTCTCCACCAACTCCTACGATGACGATCGAGCCGTGCCAATGCAGCAAAGATTGGACAACGAACCGACAGCGGTCAGCTTAGGGAGGTGCTAGTGTCTAGGTAACTATGGAGCACCTCATCTCAACATGGGGCTACCTGGCAATCTTCCTTCTTTCAATTGCCCAGTCGGCCTGCGTTCCCACCTCGTCGGAGCTTACCTTCGGTTTTGCTGGTTTTCTCGCCTATACCGGTCACTTCAATATCGTTGAGGTCGTCGTCGTTGGTGCCCTCGGCGAACTGATCGGCGCCTACATCGCTTGGGCCTTTGGCATGACCGGTGGTCGCGCACTCGTACTCCGCTACGGCAAATACATTCGTGTCGACCATGAACAGCTCGATCGTCTGCAAGCATGGTACGAACGCCACCCTCGTTGGGGTGTCTTTGCCAGCCGTCTCCTACCGGTGGTTCGCAACTTCGTGGCCCTTGCTGCTGGACTCGCCGAGGTCCCGCCCCTCGCTTTTGGGATCCTCACGTTGCTCGGATCGCTCGTGTGGGATGGTGGGCTTACCTTACTCGGCTACTCCGTTGGATCAGCCTGGCAGCATATGGTCCACACCGTCTCCGACGCGGGTTATGCGGTGGTCCTCCTCGTCGTGATCGTCGTCGCATTCCTCTTCATGGCCCATCGCAAAGCGTCGGGGTCGCGCCGTCGAGCGGGCGACCAGCGGGTACCGTCAACACAAGAGCCAGTCCGCTCCTCTGATGAGGTAGCGC is drawn from Ferrimicrobium sp. and contains these coding sequences:
- a CDS encoding DedA family protein, with product MEHLISTWGYLAIFLLSIAQSACVPTSSELTFGFAGFLAYTGHFNIVEVVVVGALGELIGAYIAWAFGMTGGRALVLRYGKYIRVDHEQLDRLQAWYERHPRWGVFASRLLPVVRNFVALAAGLAEVPPLAFGILTLLGSLVWDGGLTLLGYSVGSAWQHMVHTVSDAGYAVVLLVVIVVAFLFMAHRKASGSRRRAGDQRVPSTQEPVRSSDEVALTSTASSARADYSDPTGYLSALSKLARAKAVVQDPDTPTP